The Halomonas sp. HAL1 genome segment TAATTGGCTGCCCTGCAGAACTTGATACATTGGGCGACCTGCGGTGCCGCCAGGTTCGCCATCATCAGAGAAGCCAATCAAATTTTGCTCGCCGGGTGGGCCAGCAATATAGGCCGTGCAGTGATGGCTCGCATTGGGATGCTCGGCTTTAGCCTCCGCCAGCATGCGAGTGAATGCATCAATATCTGAGGCGTGGCAGGTCCAGGTAATAAAGTGACTCTTTTCGACTTCGATGTCGGTTGTCTGCCAAGACGAAAGAGGGAGTTCCGGCACCCGGTAGCGCATTAATGCTCCGTGATAGTAGGCTTGTTTTGCAGGCCAGCTCTTGGATGAGATTCAACACCCATCACCATGCCGAGCACCTGAATATCACGGTTATGCAAAAAAAGCGCTGGCTGCAACGTATCCTCAGGCCATAGCTCTACGCCAAAGCGGCTGATCGAAAGTTGCTTTAAGACGATTTTTTGCTGGTTGATTTCGGCAACGGCGGTTTCTGTTTGGGCATCATGCTGATAACGCCGAATAATAATGACATCGCCATCGAACAAGTTGCAATCACGCATTGCGTTACCACGCACTTTAAGCGCATAGGTATTGCGACGGGTAATGCTAGGCGTTGGCGCATAGGTACGCGGAACCGAGCGTAAGTGGTTAGGCTTAACGGTAGATGCTGCCATCGATATGGTCATTGAGAAATCTCCATTGCATGTTCTTTCATACAGTGTTTTTCAGTATAGACCTGTTTTTGCATACAGTGCTAGCAGTAATTGGTCTTACGCCATATTGATTGAGGTCATGCTGCGACCCAGCGCCGCATAGAGTGAGTGGCGAGAAACGGGCTTTCCGTGTAGAGTTCGACGCGAAATCAATGTGCCTGGAGAGACTCTTGAGCCTGTGTCTACAAGCCCGACAGCTGTCCTGCGAACGTGATGATCGCTCACTGTTTAAGGGGCTGGATCTCGATATTCGCAGCGGTGAAATCGTGCGAATTGAAGGGCCTAATGGCAGTGGTAAAACTAGCCTGCTTAAAATTCTCTCCGGGCAACTGAGCGACTATGAAGGCGAGCTGTTCTGGAATGGCGCTGCAATGCAGAGTGTCCGTGAACATTTTCTCGCTAATTTGCTCTATTTAGGACATGCCCCAGGCATCAAGTCTGGGCTATCCCCCTTAGAAAATTTAGCGTGGTATCAGGGGCTGAGTGGCGAGAGCAGTGGAGGACAGGGCCGCGGGGCACAAGAGGGCGAGGAGCAGCGCCTGGATGCCCTTGAACAGGTTGGCCTGGCAGGCTTTGAAGACGTGCCCGCCGGTCAACTCTCGGCAGGCCAGCAGCGCCGTGTGGCGCTGGCGCGATTGACGCTGACCCCCCGCGCGCTGTGGGTGCTAGACGAGCCCTTCACCGCCATTGATCGCCACGGTGTTGCAGCCCTTGAAAGGCAACTGATTAGGCATGCTCAAGCGGGCGGCTGCGTGCTAGTAACGACACACCACGAGTTAGCCGCGTCATCGCTGTTAAGACGCATAGCGCTGGGGTAGAGGAGACCGGATTGCAGGAAACAGGGTTGCAGAAAACAGGCTTGCACAGCTCTTCAGATAGCTCTCTAAACGGATCAGACTCCGTCATGGATGCCCCTTCAGTGCCATTGCTTGAGCATCAGGGCGGGCTGATGATCGCGGTGAAGGCCACGTTGGTGCGTGATTTGACGCTGCTGCTGAGACGTCGCGGTGAAGTGCTCAATCCGCTGGTGTTTTTTGCTCTGGTGATCACCCTGTTTCCGATCGCTATTTCACCCGACCCGGAGCTGTTGGCGACGATTGCGCCGGGGTTGCTATGGGTGGCGGCACTGTTAGCCGCGCTGCTGTCACTAGATAGCCTGTTTCGCAGTGACTACGACGACGGCAGCCTTGAACAGCTGTTACTCGCTCCGCAGCCGTTGGCTGCATTAAGCGTGGCGAAAGTGGCCGTGCATTGGCTGCTGACCGGGCTGCCATTGGCACTGATGGCGCCACTGCTGGGCATTATGCTCGCACTGCCTGCGGGTAGTTACGCGGTGTTGGCGCTATCGCTGGCGCTGGGCACGGCGAGCTTGAGCCTGATTGGTGCCATTGGGGCGGCGTTAACCGTCGGCTTGGCGCGGGGCGGCGTACTGCTCTCGCTGCTAGTGCTGCCGCTGTATATTCCGGTACTCATTTTTGGCGCAGGTGCCGTCCAGGCGGCTATTTTGGGCGACGGTGTCTCTGCGCACTTGGCTATCTTGGGCGCGCTGCTGGCCGCTTCACTTATGTTAGCGCCGTGGGCGATTGCCGCATCGCTGCGTATCAGTATTAACGGTTAAGGATAGGACACGCTATGTGGGCCTTTATACACAAACTGGGATCACCCAAGTGGTTCTATGGCATTAGCGCCAAATTACAGCCCTGGTTTTGGGCCGCAGCGGTGCTGTTATTGGTCACTGGCTCGCTGTGGGGGCTGGCGTTTGCGCCTGCGGATTATCAACAGGGCAACAGCTTCCGGATCATTTATGTTCACGTACCGGCGGCCTTTTTAGCTCAATCGATTTTTATTTCCATGGCAGTGTCTGGGCTGGTGTTTATGGTCTGGAAAATTAAAGTCGCCGATATGGCGGCGGCAGTCATGGCACCGCTGGGCGCTGCGATGACCTTTGTCGCGCTATTTTCCGGTGCTGTATGGGGTGTGCCGACCTGGGGTACCTGGTGGATGTGGGATGCCCGACTTACCTCCATGCTGATTCTGCTCTTTCTCTATTTAGGCGTGATTGCCCTGCGCGGTGCGTTTACCAGCCGCGATAGCGCCTCACGGGCAGCCTCGGTGCTGGCCATGGTGGGCGTCATCAACATTCCCATCATCAAATACTCGGTGGATTGGTGGTACACCCTTCACCAGCCAGCCTCGTTTACATTAACCTCGCGCCCAACGATGCCCACCGAAATGTGGCTACCGCTGGTCATTATGGTGCTGGGTTTCTACAGCTTTTTTATTGCCTTGACGCTGATGCGCACGCGCAGCGAGATCCTACGCCGAGAGTCGAGCAAGCGCTGGGTACAGGAGCTCGTTAACGGCCAGGTAGTGAATGCACAGGCAGAGGAGACGCGCTAATGGCATTTGCCTCATTTTCCGAATTTCTCGCCATGGGTGGCCATGCACCTTACGTATGGTCTGCCTGGGGAGTAACGGCACTGCTGCTGGTGGCCACCGTTTGGCATGCACGTGTTGAACAACGTCAGTTACTGAATGGCATAAAGCGTCGGGCACGGCGCGCAAATAGCTTGAGAGAGAACGCCCAATGACCCCTAAACGTAAACAGAAACTCTTCGTCATTTTGGGTTTGGTATCGTTAACCGCGATTGCTGTCGGGCTAACGCTGTATGCGCTACGTGCCAACATTAATCTGTTTTTTAGCCCGGTGCAGATCGCCCAGGGCGATGCGCCCATGGAACGACAGATTCGCGCGGGTGGCATGGTGAAAGAGGGCTCGGTGTCCCGTAACCCTGACAGCCTGGACGTCGCGTTTACCGTGACTGATTATGTCGATGACCTAGAGGTCTACTACAGCGGCATCCTTCCCGATCTATTCCGCGAAGGCCAAGGTGTGGTGGTGGTCGGGGAGCTTCAAACCGATGGCCGTTTGTATGCCGATAAAGTGCTGGCGCGTCACGATGAGAACTACATGCCGCCTGAAGTAGCGCAGGCACTTGAAGAGGCGGGCTATTCGCCAGCCGACTATCAGGCCAAAGCTGCCGAAGTGGGTAAGCGGCTTGATGAAGAGGGCGTCCCTCAAGCAAGCGAGTATTAACCCCCCATCGTTTAACCGACTTGCCCTACCGCCAGTGCTAATTCGGAGCGCACATGCTGATTAAAATGATTCCTGAAATTGGCCACTTCGCCCTCATCATCGCGCTGTTGATGGCGATGGTGCAGGCAGTGATGCCCCTGGCCGGTGCAGCGACCCGCCGCCCACTGTGGATGGCGTATGGTCAGCCCATGGCGGCCGGGCAGTTTCTGTTCATTGCCATCGCCTACGCCTGTTTGACCGCGAGCTATATGCTGGATGACTTTAGCGTGGCTAACGTAGCGAATAACTCCAATTCGCTGCTGCCGTGGTACTACAAATTCAGCGCGGTGTGGGGCAACCATGAGGGCTCTGTCCTGCTATGGAGCCTAATGCTGGCAGGCTGGGGCTTTGCGGCGAGCCTGTTCACCGGCAACTTGCCGCGGGATATGGTCGCTCGGGTGATGGGCGTCATGGGCATGGTATGTGTCGGTTTCTTACTATTCATCCTGATCACCTCTAACCCTTTTGAACGCTTGCTGCCCGACATGCCTCAAGACGGTGCCGACCTCAACCCGCTGCTGCAAGACTTCGGGCTAGTGGTGCATCCGCCGATGCTTTACATGGGCTATGTGGGTTTTTCCGTGGTCTTTGCCTTTGCGATTGCGGCTCTCATGGGAGGGCGCCTAGACGCCGCCTGGACGCGCTGGGCACGTCCCTGGACGAATCTGGCCTGGGCGTTTTTGACCGTGGGGATCGCCCTGGGCAGTTGGTGGGCCTATTACGAGCTTGGCTGGGGCGGCTGGTGGTTCTGGGACCCGGTCGAAAACGCGTCGCTGCTGCCCTGGTTAACGGGGACTGCGCTGGTGCACTCGCTGGCGGTGACCGAAAAGCGCGGCTCGTTTAAGAGCTGGACCGTGCTATTGGCGATCTCGACCTTTTCGCTGTCGCTGATGGGAACCTTCCTGGTGCGCTCCGGCGTGCTCACCTCGGTACATGCGTTTGCCAACGACCCTGCCCGTGGCTTCTTTATCCTGATGCTGCTGGCGATTACGGTGACGCTCTCGCTGCTGGTATTCGCACTGCGAGCCCCGCGGGTCAGCCACAAAGTGGGCTTTAATTGGCTCTCTCGCGATGCGCTGCTGCTGGTCAATAATATCTTCCTGGTCATCATGACGGTCACCGTTTTGCTTGGCACCGTCTACCCGCTGATTCTTGACTCCCTGGGGCTGGGTAAAATCAGCGTGGGCCCGCCTTACTTCAATGCGCTGTTTGTACCGCTCACCGTGATGATGTGCATCTTTATGGGACTAGGCTCGGTAACGCGCTGGAAGGGGATGGCGGTGCGCGACCTAGTCCGTAAGCTCTGGTTGGCGGGCGTTGCTGCGCTGGTGTTGGGCATACTGATGCCGCTGCTTTATCGCGGTGAGTGGAACCTGTTTGTCTCCCTGGGGATCGTCTCTGCGCTTTGGATTGTGCTACCGATGGTGCGCGATGTATTCGATAAAACCCGCCACGCCAGCTCGTTCATCGCCGGGTTACGCAAGCTCTCACTCTCTTACTGGGGCATGGTGTTAGGACACATTGGTGTGGCGGTCACGATTGTGGGTGTTGCGGTGGTTTCCAACTACAACATCGAGCGTAACGTGCGTATGTCGCCGGGTACCACGGTTGAAGTGGCGGGCTATCAGTTCACCATGACGGAGTTAGCCGAGCGTCGCGGGCCGAACTTTTTGGCAGACACCACGATCCTTCAGGTACAGCGTGGCGACACCGGTAGCAGTTTCACCATGCGCCCTGAAAAGCGCCTTTATCTCGCGACCGGTATGCCGATGACCCAGGTGGCTCTGCGGCCGGGGCTGTTCCGTGATCTCTATGTGGCCATGGGCGAAGACCTTGGCGACGGCAGTTGGGCGATGCGTGTCCAATACAAACCCTTTGTACGCTGGCTATGGCTGGGCGCTCTGTTTATGGCATTTGGCGGCGTATTGGCAGTGCTCGACAAGCGCTATCGCCGCGCGACGGTCACTCGTGAGGCACCGAAAGCGTCCGGCAAAGGCGATACTGCGCAGGAGGCCGCTGTATGAAGCGTCGGTTACTGCTATTACTGCTGCCGGTTTGCTTTTTAGGCTTGGCGTTGTTCTTTTTCCAGGGCCTATCGCTGGATCCTTCCCAGCGCGATTCCGCGCTGATGGCGCGAGAGTTCCCGGCCTTTGAAGCCACCACGCTGCGCGATGAGAATCGACGCGTGGATCAATCGCTGCTTCAGGGCGACGTCACCCTGGTTAACGTATGGGGCGAGTGGTGCCCCGCGTGTAAGCAGGAGATGCCCCAACTGCTGGAGCTGGCCGATCAGGATATTCGGATGGTCGGGGTTAACTACCGCGATACCCGCGAGAAAGGCATGGAGTTTCTCAGCGAGTTTGGCGATCCGTTTGAAGTGAATATTTTTGATCCAGAAGGCGAACTGGGTTTTGATCTTGGCGTTTACGGCGCTCCGGAAACCTTTCTGGTCGATGCCGACGGCGTTATTCGCTATCACCATAAGGGCTACGTATCGCCACAAGACGTCCGCGAACGAATCCTGCCGGAGGTGGAAAAATGGCGCTAATGCGAACCATGGCAGCGCTACTTCTGCTGGTCATAGCGTTTGGTGCAGCGGCGGGGGGGATCGAGCTACGCGAGTTTGACGATCCGGTCACGGAGAAGCGCTATCACGATTTAACCGCCTCGATGCGCTGCCCGCTGTGTGAAAACCAGGCCATTGACGATTCCGATGCCCCTATCTCGGGGGACATGCGCGAGCGTGTCTACCAACTGCTGCAAGACGGCCAGTCGGACATCGAAATCATCAATCATATGGTCCAGCGGTTTGGCGAATATATTCTCTATAACCCGCGTTTGGAAAGCCGCACCTATCTGCTTTGGGGGCTGCCTATTGCGCTGGTGCTGCTAGGCGCGCTGGTGGTTGTGTTAATGATTCGTGCCCGCCGAAATGCCTCTGCTAAAGCGTTGAGCGCCGAAGAGCGCCAGCGTATAGATGCGCTGATTAACCGTAAGAGGTCTTCATGACGCTGCTCTGGATTGCGATTGCCGTTTTACTGCTCCCCGCGCTGTGGCTGCTGGTAGCGCCGCTAAGAAACGCACGTCGATTACATGATCAACAACATGCGTTTGAAACCAATGACACCTCTGCCGAGCAGAACGTGGCGATCTTTAAGCGTCGCTTAACGTCCTTAGAAGCGGCGCGAGAGCGTGGCGACATTGACGCCGAGCGCTTTGAAGAAGACCGCTTGGAGCTTGAGCGTAGCCTGCTGGAAGACACCGCCGTGCGTGCGCGCCGGCCGCTCAAACCAGCGGGGGCGGGTCGCCTTGTGGTGCCGGTCGTTATGGTGGCTGTGGTGGTGGTCAGCGTGCTTTGGTATCAGCAGAAGGGCGCCGAGGGCGACCTCGTGTTACTCGCCGTTCAGCAAGAAGTACAGAATGACCCCGAAGGCTCGCTGAGTATGTATATCGAGCGCATGGAAGAGCAGGCCGAGCGTCAGCCGGATAACCCAAACGTATGGAGCGCGCTGTTTCCGGTCTATCGCGAAACTGGACAGATGCCCCAGGCCGTCGATGCGCTTGAACGCTTGATGGAGATTGAGGGCCGCATTCCACCGCTGCTTGCTCAACTAGCGCAAATTCGTTTCTTTATGGCCGAGCGCGAACTCACCGATGAAGTGCAGGCGCTGGTCGATGAAACGCTGGAACAAGATCCACGCCAGCCGACCGTGCTAGGCATGTTAGGTATTCATGCCTTTGATAACGGTGACTATGAACAGGCTATCGACCGCTGGCGCCGTGCTGTGGCCAACATCGAAGACCCCAATACCGCTGCCTCGCTGCGCGATGGCATTCGCGTTGCCCAAGAGCGGATGGGCGTTGCGCCTGAAGAGGCTGCCGTGGAAGCCGCCCAGAGTTCAGGTGTCCGTGTGAGTGTCTCGTTAGACGAAGAACTCGCCGATCGCGTTGACGGCGACGACACGGTGTTTATCACCGCTCGTGATGTGGAAGGTGAACTACCACCGCTGGCTGTGGTACAAGCACAAGTGTCTGAACTGCCCATGACCGTCGTGTTAGATAATAGCGTCGCCATGTCGCCCCAAGCGCAAATCTCTCAGGTACGGGAGGCACGTTTGGTGGTGCGCGTTTCGCCCTCTGGGCAAGCCATGCCCCAACCGGGTGATCTATTTGGTGATCTTGAGAGCGTCAGCGTCGGATCAATCTCAGATGATGAAGCCGCTGAGGTGGTCATTAACCGTGTCTTTGAATAACCCTGCTTTGAATAACAAGAGCACTATCTCGACATGCGCTTAACCTCGATTCGCTTAGTCGGGTTCAAGTCGTTTGTGGATCCCGTGACGGTACCCTTCGATGGCAATATGACCGCCATCGTGGGCCCCAACGGCTGCGGTAAATCCAACATTATTGACGCTGTGCGCTGGGTCATGGGGGAGTCCTCCGCTAAAACCCTGCGCGGCGAGTCCATGGCCGATGTCATTTTCAACGGCTCCACTGGCCGAAAGCCGATTAGCCAAGCCTCCATAGAGCTCAAGTTCGACAACCGCGACGGCGGTATGGGCGGCGTTTATGCGCAGTATGCCGAAATCGTCGTTAGGCGCTTGGTAACGCGGGATGGGCAATCCAACTACTTCTTCAACGGTCAAAAGTGCCGTCGGCGCGATATCGCCGACCTATTTATGGGCACCGGCTTGGGGCCGCGCTCCTACGCCATCATCGGCCAAGGCATGATTTCGCGGTTGATCGAGGCTCGCCCCGACGACCTGCGCTCGACGCTGGAAGAGGCCGCGGGTATCTCCAAGTACAAAGAGCGCCGCCGGGAAACCGAAAACCGCATGCGGCGCACCCAGGAGAACCTGGAGCGTCTGGACGATATTCGCGAAGAGCTGGATAAACAGTTAGAGCGCCTTAAACGTCAGGCCGAAGCGGCCAAACGCTATCAGGATCTCAAGGAGCAGGAGTATCGGCTCAAGGGTGAGCTGGCGCTGCTGCGCGGCCGCACCCTGCGGGCGGAGCAGTCCCATCAGGAGAGCCGCGTTCGCGAGTTGGAAATCGCGGTCGAAAAAGATGTCTTCGGCGTTCGTCAGTGCGAAACCCGTCTGGAACAAGCCCGGGAGCAGCACGACGAACTTTCTGAGGTGCTTGATCGCCACCAACAGCAGTTCTTTGAAACCACCACGCGCATCGCTCGTTTAGAGCAGGATCAGGCCCACCGGCGCAGCCGCGAAACCCAGCTGGCCAGCGACATTGCCACGGCTCGGCGTGATTTGGATGAGCAGCGCCGCGTAAGCGAAGGCGATCAGGAACGTTTAGCCGCGATTGACGAGCGCTTTGATGATCTGCTCCCCGAACACGAAGCGTTGGAAGAGCAGCTCGAAAGTCTGGAACAGGCGCTGGCCGACGCTTCCCCCGCTCTGGAAGCCGCCGAGCAGCAGTGGACCGATGCCGAAACCCGCTGGCGGGATGCCAGCCGCGACGCTGATCGTAGCCAGGATCAACTGCGCGACCTGGAGCAGCGCATTCAGCGGCTGCAAGCCGAAAATCAGCGCCGCCGCCAGCAGCGCAGTGAGGTCGCCGACCTCACAGGGCTACGCGAAGAGCATGCCGTATGCGAAGAGCAGTTAGCGGATGCCCAGCAGCAGGCGGAAGGCTTTCAAGCCCAGCGCGATCAATGGCAGCAGCGCTACGGTGATGCCAAGGCGGCCTACCA includes the following:
- a CDS encoding LexA family transcriptional regulator is translated as MTISMAASTVKPNHLRSVPRTYAPTPSITRRNTYALKVRGNAMRDCNLFDGDVIIIRRYQHDAQTETAVAEINQQKIVLKQLSISRFGVELWPEDTLQPALFLHNRDIQVLGMVMGVESHPRAGLQNKPTITEH
- the ccmA gene encoding cytochrome c biogenesis heme-transporting ATPase CcmA, which codes for MSLCLQARQLSCERDDRSLFKGLDLDIRSGEIVRIEGPNGSGKTSLLKILSGQLSDYEGELFWNGAAMQSVREHFLANLLYLGHAPGIKSGLSPLENLAWYQGLSGESSGGQGRGAQEGEEQRLDALEQVGLAGFEDVPAGQLSAGQQRRVALARLTLTPRALWVLDEPFTAIDRHGVAALERQLIRHAQAGGCVLVTTHHELAASSLLRRIALG
- the ccmB gene encoding heme exporter protein CcmB; this translates as MDAPSVPLLEHQGGLMIAVKATLVRDLTLLLRRRGEVLNPLVFFALVITLFPIAISPDPELLATIAPGLLWVAALLAALLSLDSLFRSDYDDGSLEQLLLAPQPLAALSVAKVAVHWLLTGLPLALMAPLLGIMLALPAGSYAVLALSLALGTASLSLIGAIGAALTVGLARGGVLLSLLVLPLYIPVLIFGAGAVQAAILGDGVSAHLAILGALLAASLMLAPWAIAASLRISING
- a CDS encoding heme ABC transporter permease encodes the protein MWAFIHKLGSPKWFYGISAKLQPWFWAAAVLLLVTGSLWGLAFAPADYQQGNSFRIIYVHVPAAFLAQSIFISMAVSGLVFMVWKIKVADMAAAVMAPLGAAMTFVALFSGAVWGVPTWGTWWMWDARLTSMLILLFLYLGVIALRGAFTSRDSASRAASVLAMVGVINIPIIKYSVDWWYTLHQPASFTLTSRPTMPTEMWLPLVIMVLGFYSFFIALTLMRTRSEILRRESSKRWVQELVNGQVVNAQAEETR
- the ccmD gene encoding heme exporter protein CcmD — protein: MAFASFSEFLAMGGHAPYVWSAWGVTALLLVATVWHARVEQRQLLNGIKRRARRANSLRENAQ
- the ccmE gene encoding cytochrome c maturation protein CcmE, giving the protein MTPKRKQKLFVILGLVSLTAIAVGLTLYALRANINLFFSPVQIAQGDAPMERQIRAGGMVKEGSVSRNPDSLDVAFTVTDYVDDLEVYYSGILPDLFREGQGVVVVGELQTDGRLYADKVLARHDENYMPPEVAQALEEAGYSPADYQAKAAEVGKRLDEEGVPQASEY
- a CDS encoding heme lyase CcmF/NrfE family subunit translates to MLIKMIPEIGHFALIIALLMAMVQAVMPLAGAATRRPLWMAYGQPMAAGQFLFIAIAYACLTASYMLDDFSVANVANNSNSLLPWYYKFSAVWGNHEGSVLLWSLMLAGWGFAASLFTGNLPRDMVARVMGVMGMVCVGFLLFILITSNPFERLLPDMPQDGADLNPLLQDFGLVVHPPMLYMGYVGFSVVFAFAIAALMGGRLDAAWTRWARPWTNLAWAFLTVGIALGSWWAYYELGWGGWWFWDPVENASLLPWLTGTALVHSLAVTEKRGSFKSWTVLLAISTFSLSLMGTFLVRSGVLTSVHAFANDPARGFFILMLLAITVTLSLLVFALRAPRVSHKVGFNWLSRDALLLVNNIFLVIMTVTVLLGTVYPLILDSLGLGKISVGPPYFNALFVPLTVMMCIFMGLGSVTRWKGMAVRDLVRKLWLAGVAALVLGILMPLLYRGEWNLFVSLGIVSALWIVLPMVRDVFDKTRHASSFIAGLRKLSLSYWGMVLGHIGVAVTIVGVAVVSNYNIERNVRMSPGTTVEVAGYQFTMTELAERRGPNFLADTTILQVQRGDTGSSFTMRPEKRLYLATGMPMTQVALRPGLFRDLYVAMGEDLGDGSWAMRVQYKPFVRWLWLGALFMAFGGVLAVLDKRYRRATVTREAPKASGKGDTAQEAAV
- a CDS encoding DsbE family thiol:disulfide interchange protein encodes the protein MKRRLLLLLLPVCFLGLALFFFQGLSLDPSQRDSALMAREFPAFEATTLRDENRRVDQSLLQGDVTLVNVWGEWCPACKQEMPQLLELADQDIRMVGVNYRDTREKGMEFLSEFGDPFEVNIFDPEGELGFDLGVYGAPETFLVDADGVIRYHHKGYVSPQDVRERILPEVEKWR
- a CDS encoding cytochrome c-type biogenesis protein; the protein is MALMRTMAALLLLVIAFGAAAGGIELREFDDPVTEKRYHDLTASMRCPLCENQAIDDSDAPISGDMRERVYQLLQDGQSDIEIINHMVQRFGEYILYNPRLESRTYLLWGLPIALVLLGALVVVLMIRARRNASAKALSAEERQRIDALINRKRSS
- the ccmI gene encoding c-type cytochrome biogenesis protein CcmI, producing the protein MTLLWIAIAVLLLPALWLLVAPLRNARRLHDQQHAFETNDTSAEQNVAIFKRRLTSLEAARERGDIDAERFEEDRLELERSLLEDTAVRARRPLKPAGAGRLVVPVVMVAVVVVSVLWYQQKGAEGDLVLLAVQQEVQNDPEGSLSMYIERMEEQAERQPDNPNVWSALFPVYRETGQMPQAVDALERLMEIEGRIPPLLAQLAQIRFFMAERELTDEVQALVDETLEQDPRQPTVLGMLGIHAFDNGDYEQAIDRWRRAVANIEDPNTAASLRDGIRVAQERMGVAPEEAAVEAAQSSGVRVSVSLDEELADRVDGDDTVFITARDVEGELPPLAVVQAQVSELPMTVVLDNSVAMSPQAQISQVREARLVVRVSPSGQAMPQPGDLFGDLESVSVGSISDDEAAEVVINRVFE